The following are encoded in a window of Eleutherodactylus coqui strain aEleCoq1 chromosome 12, aEleCoq1.hap1, whole genome shotgun sequence genomic DNA:
- the LOC136587021 gene encoding serine/arginine repetitive matrix protein 2-like has protein sequence MQITQQAATGQTTGRRSHSKPQQDRRRDADHTASCNRTDDGTQITQQAATGQTTGRRSHSKPQQDRRRDADHTASRNRTDDGTQITQQAATGKTKVTQQAATGQTTGRRSHSKPQQDRRRDADPTASCNRTDDGTQIPQQAATGQTTGRRSHSKLQQDRRRDADPTASCNRTDDGTQIPQQAATGQTTGRRSHSKLQQDRRRDADPTASCNRTDDGTQIPQLAATGQTTGRRSHSKLQQDRRRDADPTASRNRTDDGTQIPQQAATGQTTKRRSHSKLQQDRRRNADRTASCNRTDDETQIAQQAATGQTTGRRSHSKPQQDRRRDADHTASRNRTDDGTQITQQAATGQTTKRRSHSKPQQDRRRDADHTASRNRTDDGTQITQQAATGQTMGRRSHSKPQQDRRRDADPTASRNRTDDGAQITQQAATEQTTGRVNGANQSNLLLEAGI, from the coding sequence atgcagatcacacagcaagccgcAACAGGACAGACGACGGGacgcagatcacacagcaagccgcAACAGGACAGACGACGGGacgcagatcacacagcaagctgcaacaggacagacgacGGTacgcagatcacacagcaagccgcAACAGGACAGACGACGGGacgcagatcacacagcaaaccgCAACAGGACAGACGACGGGacgcagatcacacagcaagccgcAACAGGACAGACGACGGGacgcagatcacacagcaagctgcaacaggaaagaccaaagtcacacagcaagctgcaaccgGACAGACGACGGGacgcagatcacacagcaagccgcAACAGGACAGACGACGGGACGCAGatcccacagcaagctgcaacaggacagacgacGGGACGCAGatcccacagcaagctgcaacaggacagacgacGGGACGCAGatcccacagcaagctgcaacaggacagacgacGGGACGCAGatcccacagcaagctgcaacaggacagacgacGGGACGCAGatcccacagcaagctgcaacaggacagacgacGGGACGCAGatcccacagcaagctgcaacaggacagacgacGGGACGCAGatcccacagcaagctgcaacaggacagacgacGGGACGCAGATCCCACAGctagctgcaacaggacagacgacGGGACGCAGatcccacagcaagctgcaacaggacagacgacGGGACGCAGATCCCACAGCAAGCCGCAACAGGACAGACGACGGGACGCAGATCCCACAGCAAGCCGCAACAGGACAGACGACAAAACGCAGatcgcacagcaagctgcaacaggacagacgacGAAACGCAGatcgcacagcaagctgcaacaggacagacgacGAAACGCAGATCGCACAGCAAGCCGCAACAGGACAGACGACGGGacgcagatcacacagcaagccgcAACAGGACAGACGACGGGacgcagatcacacagcaagccgcAACAGGACAGACGACGGGacgcagatcacacagcaagccgcAACAGGACAGACGACGAAacgcagatcacacagcaagccgcAACAGGACAGACGACGGGacgcagatcacacagcaagccgcAACAGGACAGACGACGGGacgcagatcacacagcaagccgcAACAGGACAGACGATGGgacgcaggtcacacagcaagccgcAACAGGACAGACGACGGGACGCAGATCCCACAGCAAGCCGCAACAGGACAGACGACGGGgcgcagatcacacagcaagctgcaacagaacagacgACGGGACGCGTCAACGGagccaatcagagtaatctcttgctggaggcaggtatTTAG